From one Microbulbifer sp. A4B17 genomic stretch:
- the yacG gene encoding DNA gyrase inhibitor YacG, whose translation MPKSSVTPTLNCPTCKKPIEWSDKFPFKPFCSERCKLIDLGEWASEGHKIPGESVYDDVLSDDLDPNKPRH comes from the coding sequence ATGCCTAAATCCAGCGTAACGCCGACACTCAATTGCCCCACCTGCAAAAAGCCCATTGAATGGAGCGATAAGTTTCCCTTCAAACCTTTTTGTAGCGAAAGATGCAAGCTGATTGATCTCGGCGAATGGGCCAGTGAGGGACACAAGATTCCCGGGGAGTCAGTGTATGACGATGTGCTGAGTGATGACCTGGATCCAAACAAACCCCGCCATTAA
- the coaE gene encoding dephospho-CoA kinase (Dephospho-CoA kinase (CoaE) performs the final step in coenzyme A biosynthesis.), with amino-acid sequence MFTVGLTGGIGSGKSAAAGYFRDLGIHVVDADWAARVVVQPGKPALEQIAQHFGAGALLESGELDRSKLRTLIFDNPSERQWLESLLHPLIRKEITSSLNGSQGPYAILESPLLIESGQYELVNRVCVVDLPEALQLERASARDNSQQEQIRKIMATQLTRQQRLERADDVLDNTTDLAILRGQVEQLHQKYLQIAQAEQSG; translated from the coding sequence TTGTTTACAGTAGGTTTAACCGGTGGAATCGGTAGTGGAAAATCAGCAGCAGCTGGGTATTTCCGAGACCTGGGTATTCATGTGGTAGATGCCGACTGGGCGGCAAGGGTTGTGGTACAACCGGGAAAGCCCGCCCTGGAACAGATTGCCCAACACTTCGGTGCTGGTGCCTTATTGGAAAGCGGCGAGCTAGACCGGAGCAAACTGCGCACATTGATATTTGACAACCCAAGCGAACGACAATGGCTTGAAAGTCTTTTACACCCGCTGATCAGAAAAGAGATAACTTCCTCACTAAACGGAAGCCAAGGCCCCTACGCGATATTGGAATCCCCCCTTCTGATTGAATCAGGCCAATATGAGCTGGTTAACAGGGTTTGCGTAGTCGACCTACCTGAGGCTTTGCAGCTTGAGCGCGCCAGTGCACGAGATAACAGCCAGCAGGAGCAAATTCGTAAAATCATGGCAACCCAACTCACAAGACAGCAAAGACTGGAAAGAGCCGATGACGTGCTGGATAACACTACAGATTTAGCCATCCTTAGGGGGCAAGTAGAACAGCTTCACCAGAAGTACTTACAGATTGCCCAGGCGGAGCAATCGGGCTAA
- a CDS encoding A24 family peptidase, producing MLEVLSTYPALLIGSAFILGLLIGSFLNVVILRLPVMMEREYKRDFYSYFGTEPSAEEQKELEKPFNLILPHSHCPKCQVEIKAWQNIPIISYLLLRGKCGSCGTPISKRYPMVELVTGILTAIVVWQLGFTWQALAGCFFTWALVALTGIDFDKQLLPDSITLPLLWAGLLINIWGVFTSLQDAVIGAIAGYLSLWLVFHIFKIVTGKEGMGAGDFKILAAIGAWFGWQMLPLVILLSAAVGAVAGISWSIAVGRDRNLPIAFGPYLAGAGWIAMLWGDQIMGWYFNISGLTS from the coding sequence ATGTTAGAAGTATTATCAACATACCCAGCGCTGCTCATAGGTAGCGCTTTTATTTTAGGCCTCCTTATAGGCAGCTTCCTCAACGTCGTAATCCTGCGCCTCCCCGTTATGATGGAGCGGGAATATAAGCGGGATTTCTACAGCTACTTTGGCACAGAGCCATCTGCCGAAGAGCAGAAAGAGTTAGAAAAGCCTTTTAACCTGATACTTCCACACTCCCATTGTCCAAAATGCCAGGTTGAGATCAAAGCCTGGCAAAATATCCCCATCATTAGCTACCTTTTACTTCGCGGCAAGTGCGGCTCCTGCGGTACCCCGATTTCCAAGCGCTACCCAATGGTGGAATTGGTTACCGGTATTTTGACCGCTATTGTTGTCTGGCAGCTGGGTTTCACCTGGCAGGCACTAGCTGGATGTTTCTTTACCTGGGCTCTAGTCGCCCTGACAGGTATTGATTTTGACAAACAATTACTCCCAGACAGCATCACCTTGCCTTTGCTCTGGGCCGGTTTACTGATCAATATTTGGGGAGTATTTACCTCTTTGCAGGATGCAGTGATCGGCGCTATCGCCGGTTATCTGTCACTTTGGCTGGTCTTCCATATCTTTAAGATTGTTACCGGTAAGGAAGGCATGGGAGCCGGGGACTTTAAAATCCTGGCGGCTATTGGAGCCTGGTTTGGCTGGCAAATGCTGCCGCTGGTGATACTGCTTTCCGCTGCTGTTGGCGCAGTTGCTGGCATTTCTTGGAGTATCGCAGTTGGGCGGGATCGCAACCTGCCCATTGCTTTTGGCCCCTATCTCGCTGGTGCCGGCTGGATCGCAATGCTCTGGGGTGATCAAATCATGGGTTGGTATTTCAATATCTCTGGACTTACCAGCTGA
- a CDS encoding type II secretion system F family protein → MANAAAVTYIYKGIDSKGAKVEGEISGTSPALIKAQLRKQGIIANKVQKKPKPLFGGGKGKVKPADIAIFTRQMATMMKAGVPLVQSFDIVADGSDNQALKELILKIREEVASGTGFSESLRKHPVYFDDLFCNLVASGEQSGALETMLDRIATYKEKTESLKAKIKKAMTYPIAVVVVAVIVTSILLIKVVPQFAQTFAGFGADLPAFTQLVVNISDWMQANWFFALLAVVAIISGTIEIKKRNKKVAEAFDRLMLRLPILGTITYNSIAARFARTMSTTFAAGVPLIDALKSVAGATGNCVYEEATLKIRDSVATGVPLNLAMRQSGLYPTMLIQMTAIGEESGALDEMLGKAADFYEEAVDNLVDNLTTLLEPMIMAVLGILVGGLMVAMYLPIFNLGAVI, encoded by the coding sequence ATGGCCAACGCCGCAGCAGTAACATATATCTATAAAGGTATAGACAGTAAGGGCGCGAAGGTCGAGGGTGAAATCAGTGGAACTAGCCCTGCACTAATCAAAGCCCAACTTCGTAAGCAGGGTATTATTGCCAACAAGGTGCAAAAGAAGCCAAAACCCCTTTTTGGCGGTGGCAAGGGTAAGGTTAAACCTGCGGATATTGCTATTTTTACACGTCAAATGGCAACAATGATGAAAGCGGGAGTACCCCTGGTTCAAAGCTTTGACATAGTTGCAGATGGCTCTGATAACCAAGCACTAAAGGAGCTTATTTTAAAAATTCGCGAAGAAGTCGCCTCCGGTACAGGTTTCTCCGAATCCCTGCGCAAACATCCTGTTTATTTCGATGATCTATTTTGCAACCTAGTCGCCTCCGGTGAGCAGTCTGGCGCTCTGGAGACTATGCTGGACAGGATCGCCACCTATAAGGAAAAGACAGAGTCCCTTAAAGCAAAAATCAAGAAAGCAATGACTTACCCTATTGCAGTGGTTGTTGTAGCCGTAATCGTTACATCAATCCTCTTGATTAAAGTGGTACCACAATTTGCACAAACCTTCGCCGGTTTTGGTGCTGACCTACCTGCGTTTACTCAGTTAGTAGTAAACATTTCTGATTGGATGCAAGCAAACTGGTTTTTTGCATTGCTGGCTGTAGTTGCAATCATCTCAGGCACGATTGAAATAAAAAAGCGCAACAAAAAAGTAGCAGAGGCTTTTGATAGACTCATGCTTCGTCTACCAATACTTGGCACGATTACATACAACTCAATTGCCGCCCGCTTTGCTAGAACCATGTCTACCACTTTTGCTGCCGGTGTCCCTCTAATTGACGCCCTCAAATCTGTTGCTGGAGCAACCGGTAACTGCGTGTACGAAGAAGCCACACTAAAAATTCGGGATTCCGTTGCCACCGGCGTTCCCTTGAATCTGGCGATGCGCCAGTCAGGGCTATACCCAACCATGCTTATCCAAATGACAGCCATTGGTGAAGAATCTGGGGCTCTCGATGAAATGCTTGGAAAAGCTGCCGATTTTTATGAAGAGGCAGTAGATAATTTAGTAGATAACCTTACCACCCTACTAGAACCAATGATTATGGCCGTCCTGGGTATTTTGGTTGGCGGTCTAATGGTGGCCATGTATCTACCTATCTTCAACCTGGGAGCTGTTATCTAG
- the mutT gene encoding 8-oxo-dGTP diphosphatase MutT, giving the protein MSKVVHVAVGVVTRGDGKILIARRPDHLHMGGRWEFPGGKVEAGESVQDALYRELLEEVAIEVQELQPLLEIRHDYPEKTVLLDTWQVTQFAGEALGREQQEIKWVPVGELDNFHFPDANQAIIEAVKGSFS; this is encoded by the coding sequence GTGAGTAAGGTTGTCCATGTTGCTGTCGGTGTAGTAACCCGAGGGGATGGCAAGATCCTGATTGCCCGCCGCCCCGACCATTTGCATATGGGAGGGCGCTGGGAATTTCCCGGTGGCAAGGTGGAAGCTGGTGAGTCTGTGCAAGATGCGCTCTATAGGGAGTTACTTGAAGAAGTGGCTATTGAGGTACAGGAGTTGCAGCCGCTGCTAGAAATTCGCCACGACTACCCTGAAAAGACTGTGCTGCTGGATACCTGGCAGGTAACGCAATTTGCCGGTGAAGCTCTTGGACGGGAGCAGCAGGAAATTAAGTGGGTGCCTGTTGGGGAGCTGGACAATTTCCACTTTCCCGATGCCAACCAAGCCATTATTGAAGCGGTAAAAGGGAGCTTCTCTTAA
- the pilB gene encoding type IV-A pilus assembly ATPase PilB, with amino-acid sequence MSTPPLSGLAKKLVADNILDETTALSTLKAAQRARQTFAQHVIETKLVKSKELAVIASQAFGSPLMDLSSFNFEQLPRDVLDEKLINKHFALPLYQRGNRLFIAVADPTNLAGLDEINFNTGLNTDAVLVEADKLSKAIESYLSNGEDIGAGLEGIDDEELDSLDVSNGEDNQDNDDAPGGDEAPVVRFVNKVLLDAIRTGASDIHFEPYEKSYRVRLRTDGVLHEVAKPPIQLAPRISARLKVMSKMDISERRVPQDGRIKMKLSKTKAIDFRVNSLPTLWGEKIVLRILDPSSAKLGIDALGYEDEQKKIYMDALAQPQGMILVTGPTGSGKTVSLYTGLNILNTPERNISTAEDPVEINLEGINQVNVSSKVGLDFAEALRSFLRQDPDIVMVGEIRDLETAEIAIKAAQTGHLVLSTLHTNSAPETLTRLMNMGVPSFNIATSVSVIIAQRLARRLCGECKKPTTLPSEVLKAEGFEAVTIPEKEWTIFQPVGCEHCSKGYKGRVGVYEVVRITDGIARIIMEGGNSIQIADQAKSEGFNNLRVSALRKVVMGVTSLEEANRVTKD; translated from the coding sequence ATGAGCACCCCCCCCTTAAGCGGCCTTGCCAAAAAATTGGTGGCAGATAATATTCTCGATGAGACAACTGCCCTATCGACACTAAAGGCAGCGCAAAGGGCCAGGCAGACTTTTGCCCAGCATGTTATAGAGACCAAGCTCGTAAAGAGTAAAGAGCTCGCTGTTATTGCATCACAGGCCTTTGGCTCACCTCTGATGGACCTCAGCAGCTTTAATTTTGAGCAGCTTCCCAGGGATGTTCTAGATGAAAAATTGATCAATAAACATTTTGCTTTACCTCTCTACCAAAGGGGAAATCGGCTTTTTATTGCTGTTGCGGACCCCACTAACCTGGCGGGTCTGGATGAAATCAACTTTAATACCGGCCTGAATACCGATGCCGTTCTGGTGGAGGCCGATAAACTCAGCAAGGCGATAGAGAGCTATCTTTCCAACGGAGAGGATATTGGAGCGGGTCTTGAAGGTATAGACGATGAGGAGCTGGACTCTTTAGATGTCAGCAATGGTGAAGATAACCAGGACAATGACGATGCCCCGGGTGGCGATGAGGCGCCGGTGGTCCGTTTTGTCAATAAAGTACTGCTCGATGCCATCCGTACCGGCGCATCTGATATTCATTTTGAGCCCTACGAAAAATCGTACCGCGTACGACTGCGCACCGACGGGGTTCTCCACGAAGTGGCCAAGCCCCCGATTCAGCTAGCACCCCGTATTTCTGCGCGCCTAAAGGTGATGTCGAAAATGGATATCTCCGAGCGACGCGTGCCGCAGGATGGCCGTATCAAAATGAAGCTGTCTAAAACCAAGGCCATTGACTTCCGAGTAAACAGCCTCCCAACGTTATGGGGAGAGAAAATTGTACTGCGTATCCTGGATCCATCGTCAGCCAAACTGGGGATTGATGCTCTCGGCTATGAAGATGAGCAAAAAAAGATCTACATGGATGCACTGGCTCAACCTCAAGGAATGATTCTGGTTACAGGCCCTACAGGGTCAGGAAAAACGGTATCCCTCTATACAGGCCTAAATATTCTCAACACGCCAGAACGCAATATATCAACCGCCGAGGACCCAGTAGAAATCAACCTGGAAGGCATCAACCAGGTTAACGTGTCTTCCAAGGTAGGACTGGACTTCGCTGAAGCCCTTCGCTCCTTCTTACGACAGGACCCCGATATCGTCATGGTGGGAGAGATTCGGGACTTAGAGACAGCCGAGATCGCCATCAAGGCCGCACAAACCGGCCACTTGGTTCTTTCAACTCTCCACACCAATTCTGCACCTGAAACTCTCACTCGCCTTATGAATATGGGTGTACCCAGCTTCAATATTGCAACCTCTGTTAGCGTTATTATTGCCCAGCGCCTAGCGAGACGACTCTGTGGTGAATGTAAAAAACCAACGACTCTTCCAAGTGAAGTATTGAAAGCCGAAGGCTTTGAAGCTGTGACTATTCCTGAAAAAGAGTGGACAATCTTTCAACCTGTCGGTTGTGAGCACTGCTCCAAAGGGTACAAAGGGCGTGTTGGTGTGTATGAAGTGGTTCGCATCACCGATGGCATAGCAAGAATTATAATGGAAGGAGGCAATTCAATTCAGATCGCTGACCAGGCAAAATCAGAGGGGTTCAATAACCTGAGGGTGTCCGCACTACGCAAGGTTGTTATGGGAGTAACCAGCCTAGAGGAAGCTAACAGGGTTACCAAAGATTAA